A genomic segment from Amycolatopsis camponoti encodes:
- a CDS encoding TIGR03619 family F420-dependent LLM class oxidoreductase, translated as MKLGIMLPVSGVHASPATIKTIAQAAERLGYDSLWTYERLLRPMAPVLPGPDGTLERAAAIYHTAFEPLETLSYVAAHTDRIALGTNIVNPLFHAPVVLARRYATLDQLSGGRAIAGFGQGWMPQEFATAGVPMKRRGAGFDDVIAAIRASWGPDPVEYAGRFYSIEASEINPKPVRGDIPIVIGANTDGGIDRAARIADGITPLAWALETVTAQAERFRTTAERLGRNPAALTVTAQTNHAMQPKPISDDRPFLAGSPRQLAGDIEQVRDRGFDGVLFAFPPSDEIPAQIEMLDELRSLVPAG; from the coding sequence GTGAAGCTCGGCATCATGTTGCCCGTGTCCGGCGTCCACGCATCGCCGGCGACCATCAAGACCATCGCGCAAGCCGCCGAGAGGCTCGGCTACGACTCGCTGTGGACCTACGAACGGCTGCTGCGCCCGATGGCGCCGGTACTGCCCGGCCCGGACGGCACCCTGGAACGCGCCGCCGCCATCTACCACACCGCTTTCGAGCCACTGGAAACGTTGAGCTACGTGGCCGCGCACACCGATCGCATCGCGCTGGGCACCAACATCGTCAACCCGCTGTTCCACGCGCCGGTCGTGCTGGCCCGCAGGTACGCCACCCTCGACCAGCTCAGCGGCGGCCGCGCCATCGCCGGGTTCGGGCAGGGCTGGATGCCCCAGGAGTTCGCGACCGCCGGCGTGCCCATGAAACGGCGCGGCGCGGGTTTCGACGACGTCATCGCGGCGATCCGGGCCAGCTGGGGACCCGACCCCGTGGAATACGCGGGCCGCTTCTACTCGATCGAAGCCTCCGAGATCAACCCGAAGCCCGTACGCGGCGACATCCCGATCGTCATCGGCGCGAACACCGACGGCGGTATCGACCGGGCCGCCCGGATCGCCGACGGCATCACGCCACTGGCCTGGGCACTGGAAACGGTGACCGCCCAGGCCGAGCGGTTCCGGACGACCGCCGAACGCCTGGGGCGGAACCCGGCCGCGCTGACGGTGACGGCACAGACCAACCACGCCATGCAGCCCAAGCCGATCAGCGACGACCGTCCGTTCCTCGCCGGTTCCCCGCGGCAGCTCGCCGGTGACATCGAGCAGGTGCGTGACCGGGGATTCGACGGGGTCCTGTTCGCCTTTCCGCCATCCGACGAGATCCCCGCGCAGATCGAAATGCTCGACGAACTCCGTTCCCTGGTGCCCGCCGGGTGA
- a CDS encoding SDR family NAD(P)-dependent oxidoreductase, translated as MNNRFDGKVVIVTGGGSGIGAAAALRFAAEGATVVIAGRTKSTLDQVAAQAPGRIEVRVTDLAEENAATELVDEVARAHGRLDVLVNNAGAVLPGRAEDTDNELWRRIMAIDLDAVFFGSRAAIPHLRTTKGSIVNVSSVSGLGGDPAAVGYNAAKGAVANLTRGMAQDHGREGVRVNAVAPSLTETEMTVPFRAIPGVAEAFAQRIPMRRAATAEEVGDVIVFLAGPDARFVNGVVLPVDGGLTAGSGQPEIAPPAA; from the coding sequence GTGAACAACCGGTTCGATGGCAAGGTCGTCATCGTGACCGGAGGCGGTTCGGGCATCGGCGCCGCCGCGGCGCTGCGGTTCGCGGCCGAAGGCGCGACCGTCGTCATCGCCGGCCGCACCAAGTCCACTCTGGACCAGGTCGCCGCTCAGGCACCCGGCCGGATCGAGGTCCGCGTCACCGACCTGGCCGAGGAGAACGCCGCCACCGAGCTCGTCGACGAAGTCGCCCGCGCCCACGGCCGCCTCGACGTCCTGGTCAACAACGCCGGCGCCGTACTGCCGGGCCGCGCCGAGGACACCGACAACGAGCTGTGGCGGCGGATCATGGCCATCGACCTGGACGCGGTGTTCTTCGGCTCCCGCGCCGCGATTCCCCACCTGCGCACGACAAAGGGCTCGATCGTCAACGTGTCGTCGGTGAGCGGGCTGGGCGGGGACCCCGCCGCGGTCGGCTACAACGCCGCCAAGGGCGCCGTGGCCAACCTGACCCGGGGCATGGCCCAGGACCACGGCCGGGAAGGCGTCCGCGTCAACGCCGTCGCACCGAGCCTCACCGAAACCGAGATGACCGTGCCGTTCCGGGCGATCCCCGGCGTCGCGGAGGCGTTCGCGCAGCGGATCCCGATGCGCCGCGCCGCGACCGCGGAGGAGGTCGGGGACGTGATCGTGTTCCTGGCCGGACCGGACGCCCGGTTCGTCAACGGTGTCGTCCTGCCGGTCGACGGCGGGCTGACGGCGGGCAGCGGGCAACCCGAAATCGCCCCACCTGCTGCCTGA
- a CDS encoding LLM class flavin-dependent oxidoreductase, giving the protein MTDLAYTVALPPTRRAPEHIQYAEELGYSHAFLFDTPFQGDDVWVQLHRAAERTSTITLGPGVLVPSLRHPLVNAANTVSLHQLAPGRVNVAFGTGFSSRAATGQPALKWSYLEQYVEVFQALLRGESADWEGAPIKLLLTSDLADQLPLRVPLLIGAIGPKGDAVARRLGADGLFGMLRPTENMKDWKRASLAILGTPLDPGEQVTDERVRLAAGPLWGGMFHFVHTLQGADAVREMPGGPAWLEVIERVPERERHLAIHQGHVQEMNEADRAAWDAGGHVSLTATTWTAPAEEFGAAVRALADQGVTEVQLQPTGPDIRRELEVFADAVRARR; this is encoded by the coding sequence ATGACCGACCTCGCCTACACCGTCGCGCTGCCGCCGACCCGGCGCGCACCCGAGCACATCCAGTACGCCGAGGAGCTCGGCTACTCCCACGCTTTCCTGTTCGACACTCCGTTCCAGGGCGACGACGTCTGGGTGCAGCTGCATCGCGCCGCTGAGCGCACCAGCACCATCACCCTCGGGCCGGGTGTACTCGTGCCCAGCCTGCGTCACCCGCTGGTGAACGCGGCCAACACCGTCTCTCTGCACCAGCTGGCCCCGGGCCGGGTGAACGTCGCGTTCGGCACCGGCTTCTCCAGTCGCGCCGCCACCGGGCAGCCCGCCCTCAAGTGGTCCTATCTGGAGCAGTACGTCGAGGTGTTCCAGGCGCTGCTGCGCGGCGAATCCGCGGACTGGGAGGGCGCCCCGATCAAGCTGCTGCTCACCTCCGACCTGGCCGACCAGCTGCCGTTGCGCGTGCCGCTGCTGATCGGCGCGATCGGCCCCAAGGGTGACGCCGTCGCCCGCCGGCTCGGCGCGGACGGGCTGTTCGGCATGCTGCGGCCCACCGAGAACATGAAGGACTGGAAGCGGGCGAGCCTCGCCATCCTGGGTACCCCGCTCGACCCCGGTGAGCAGGTGACCGACGAACGCGTCCGGCTGGCGGCCGGACCGCTTTGGGGCGGCATGTTCCACTTCGTCCACACGTTGCAGGGCGCCGACGCGGTGCGCGAGATGCCGGGCGGTCCCGCTTGGCTCGAGGTCATCGAGCGCGTTCCCGAACGAGAGCGGCACCTGGCGATCCACCAGGGTCACGTGCAGGAGATGAACGAGGCGGACCGGGCGGCGTGGGACGCCGGCGGGCACGTCTCGCTCACCGCGACGACGTGGACGGCACCGGCCGAGGAGTTCGGGGCCGCGGTGCGGGCGCTGGCCGACCAAGGCGTCACCGAAGTCCAGCTGCAGCCGACCGGGCCCGACATCCGGCGCGAACTGGAGGTGTTCGCGGACGCCGTCCGTGCCCGTCGCTGA
- a CDS encoding MarR family winged helix-turn-helix transcriptional regulator, with protein sequence MGEDGTDKTPLSAEEEELWRAFAWVLNVLPRTMDLRLQERANITGPEYVALANLGDVHPDGLRISELAGRVGLSPSRVSRLAESLVRRGEAERTRGGEDGRSSSLTITDAGLARVEAAWPHQVASVREHVLRHLDPADHAALTRSLRAIADAL encoded by the coding sequence GTGGGTGAGGACGGGACGGACAAGACACCGCTGAGCGCGGAGGAAGAAGAGCTCTGGCGCGCGTTCGCCTGGGTGCTGAACGTGCTCCCCCGGACGATGGACCTGCGGCTGCAGGAGCGAGCGAACATCACCGGGCCGGAGTACGTGGCGCTGGCCAACCTCGGGGACGTGCATCCGGACGGGCTGCGGATCAGCGAGCTGGCCGGTCGGGTCGGGTTGTCGCCGAGCCGGGTCAGCCGGCTGGCCGAGAGCCTGGTCCGCCGCGGCGAGGCCGAGCGGACCCGCGGCGGCGAGGATGGCCGCAGCTCGTCGCTGACCATCACCGACGCCGGGCTGGCCCGGGTCGAGGCGGCGTGGCCGCACCAGGTGGCCAGCGTGCGCGAGCACGTCCTGCGCCACCTCGATCCGGCCGACCACGCCGCACTCACCCGGTCCCTGCGGGCCATCGCCGACGCGCTCTGA
- a CDS encoding SDR family NAD(P)-dependent oxidoreductase, with protein sequence MAHLTGKVAVVTGGSAGIGLATARRFVAEGARVFLTGRRTEPLAAAAADLGPAATAVPGDVTSAEDLDRLHAAVAEHGQGLDVLFANAGGGGFTPFGDVTPETFDEFMTGNARGVYFTVQRLLPLLNPHASVILMSSVGGTLAVPGLSLYSAAKAAIRSFARGLAVELGDRGIRVNAISPGYIRTKPGQADVEAFQAAGAAGTPLRRVGQPEEVAAATLFLASGDSSYITGSELFVDGGRTQV encoded by the coding sequence ATGGCTCACTTGACAGGCAAGGTAGCCGTCGTCACCGGCGGATCGGCCGGGATCGGCCTGGCCACCGCACGCCGGTTCGTCGCCGAGGGTGCGCGGGTGTTCCTCACCGGCCGGCGCACCGAGCCGCTCGCCGCCGCGGCCGCCGACCTCGGTCCCGCCGCCACCGCCGTGCCCGGCGACGTCACCAGCGCCGAAGACCTCGACCGCCTGCACGCCGCGGTCGCGGAGCACGGCCAGGGCCTGGACGTGCTGTTCGCCAACGCGGGCGGCGGCGGTTTCACCCCGTTCGGCGACGTGACACCGGAGACCTTCGACGAGTTCATGACGGGCAACGCGCGTGGGGTCTACTTCACCGTGCAACGGCTTCTGCCGCTGCTGAACCCGCACGCCTCCGTCATCCTGATGTCCTCCGTCGGCGGAACCCTGGCGGTGCCCGGCCTGAGCCTGTACTCGGCGGCCAAGGCGGCGATCCGGTCCTTCGCCCGCGGTCTGGCCGTCGAGCTGGGAGACCGCGGGATTCGCGTGAACGCCATCAGCCCCGGCTACATCCGCACCAAGCCGGGGCAAGCCGACGTCGAAGCCTTCCAAGCCGCCGGCGCCGCCGGCACCCCGCTGCGCCGCGTCGGACAACCCGAGGAGGTCGCCGCGGCCACCCTGTTCCTCGCCTCCGGCGACAGCAGCTACATCACCGGCAGCGAGCTGTTCGTCGACGGCGGCCGCACGCAGGTCTGA